A window from Pseudomonas sp. MRSN 12121 encodes these proteins:
- a CDS encoding peptidylprolyl isomerase has product MAKATARHILVASEAKCNELKAEIEAGADFAEVAKKNSTCPSSRDGGNLGSFGPGQMVKEFDTVVFSAPVNVVQGPVKTQFGYHLLEVTSRQD; this is encoded by the coding sequence ATGGCCAAAGCCACTGCCCGTCACATCCTGGTTGCCAGCGAAGCCAAGTGCAACGAACTGAAAGCCGAGATCGAAGCCGGCGCCGACTTCGCCGAAGTCGCGAAGAAGAACTCCACCTGCCCGTCCAGCCGTGATGGCGGCAACCTGGGCTCCTTCGGCCCGGGCCAGATGGTCAAGGAATTCGACACCGTGGTCTTCAGCGCCCCGGTCAATGTCGTGCAGGGCCCGGTGAAGACCCAGTTCGGCTATCACCTGCTGGAAGTCACCAGCCGCCAGGACTGA
- a CDS encoding 3-deoxy-7-phosphoheptulonate synthase: MNSSVSALPLSTRTCANETLSQRLPSSLELKQQLPLGLALSQQVAAHRQAVRAILNGEDSRLLVVVGPCSIHDPQSALEYASHLARLSAELGDELLLVMRAYVEKPRTTVGWKGLAYDPRLDGSDDMAGGLTLSRELMREMLRLGLPIATELLQPMAAGYFDDLLSWVAIGARTTESQIHREMASGLGMPVGFKNGTDGGVGIACDAMRSAAHPHRHFGVDSQGHPAVIQTPGNPDTHLVLRGGHRGPNYDRQSVAQVQHDLQKLKIPARIMVDCSHANSGKDPLRQPAVFDEVLAQRLQGDASLVGVMLESHLFEGCQPLSAELRYGVSVTDGCLGWDATEHLLRNAARQLRDSRQEIPASA; this comes from the coding sequence ATGAATTCGTCCGTATCCGCTCTGCCACTGTCCACCCGCACCTGCGCCAACGAAACCCTGAGCCAGCGCCTGCCCAGCTCGCTGGAACTCAAGCAGCAACTGCCGCTCGGCCTGGCCCTTAGCCAGCAAGTCGCCGCCCATCGCCAGGCGGTGCGCGCCATCCTCAACGGTGAAGACTCCCGTTTGCTGGTCGTCGTCGGCCCCTGCTCGATCCACGATCCCCAGTCCGCCCTGGAATACGCCAGCCACCTTGCCCGACTATCCGCCGAGCTCGGCGACGAACTGTTGCTGGTGATGCGCGCCTATGTCGAAAAACCGCGCACCACCGTTGGCTGGAAAGGCCTGGCCTACGATCCGCGCCTGGATGGCAGCGACGACATGGCCGGCGGCCTGACCCTGTCGCGGGAACTGATGCGCGAAATGCTGCGCCTGGGCCTGCCGATCGCCACCGAGTTGCTGCAACCCATGGCCGCCGGCTACTTCGACGACCTGCTGAGCTGGGTCGCCATCGGCGCCCGCACCACCGAATCGCAGATCCACCGTGAAATGGCCAGCGGCCTGGGCATGCCCGTGGGCTTCAAGAACGGCACCGACGGCGGCGTCGGCATCGCCTGCGACGCCATGCGCTCGGCGGCGCACCCGCACCGCCACTTCGGCGTCGACAGCCAGGGCCATCCGGCGGTGATCCAGACCCCGGGCAACCCGGACACCCACCTGGTATTGCGTGGCGGCCATCGCGGCCCGAACTACGATCGCCAGAGCGTGGCCCAGGTGCAGCACGACTTGCAGAAGCTGAAGATCCCGGCGCGAATCATGGTCGATTGCAGCCACGCCAACAGCGGCAAGGATCCGTTGCGCCAACCGGCGGTGTTCGACGAGGTGCTGGCGCAACGCCTGCAGGGCGATGCGAGCCTGGTCGGGGTGATGCTGGAAAGCCACCTGTTCGAGGGCTGCCAGCCGCTGAGCGCGGAGCTGCGCTACGGGGTTTCGGTGACGGACGGCTGCCTGGGCTGGGACGCCACCGAGCACCTGCTGCGTAATGCCGCCCGCCAGTTGCGCGACAGCCGGCAAGAGATCCCGGCATCCGCCTGA
- a CDS encoding microcin C ABC transporter permease YejB produces the protein MPAYILRRLLLIIPTLLIILLVNFAIVQAAPGGPVEQAIARLQGIGGGGNLGGSSDGISGNSRASRGLDPQLIKDIEKQYGFDKPAHERLWLMLKSYARLDFGKSFFRGATVTELILQKMPVTISLGLWATLITYLVSIPLGIRKAVHHGSHFDIWSSTAIIVGYAMPAFLFAMFLIVVFAGGTSLNWFPVRGLVSENFEQLSTLGKIADYFWHLVLPVTSLVIGGFATLTILTKNSFLNEITRQYVVTARAKGLSERRVLYGHVFRNAMLLVVSGIPQAFISVFFAGSLLIEVIFSLDGLGRMSYEAAVSRDYPVVFGSLFIFTLFGLLIKLVGDLCYTLVDPRIDFAARNA, from the coding sequence ATGCCGGCGTATATCCTGCGGCGCCTGCTGCTGATCATCCCGACCCTGCTGATCATCCTGCTGGTCAACTTCGCCATCGTCCAGGCCGCCCCCGGCGGCCCGGTGGAACAGGCCATCGCCCGCCTGCAAGGCATCGGCGGTGGCGGCAACCTCGGCGGTTCCAGCGATGGCATCAGCGGCAACTCGCGGGCCAGCCGCGGCCTCGACCCACAACTGATCAAGGACATCGAGAAACAGTACGGCTTCGACAAGCCGGCCCACGAACGCCTGTGGCTGATGCTCAAGAGCTACGCCCGGCTGGACTTCGGCAAGAGCTTCTTCCGTGGCGCCACGGTCACCGAGCTGATCCTGCAGAAGATGCCGGTGACTATCTCCCTCGGGCTCTGGGCGACGCTGATCACCTACCTGGTGTCGATTCCCCTGGGGATTCGCAAGGCGGTGCACCACGGCAGCCATTTCGACATCTGGAGCAGCACCGCGATCATTGTCGGCTACGCCATGCCGGCCTTCCTGTTCGCCATGTTCCTGATCGTGGTGTTCGCCGGCGGCACCTCGCTGAACTGGTTCCCGGTGCGCGGGCTGGTCTCGGAGAACTTCGAGCAACTGAGCACCCTGGGCAAGATCGCCGATTACTTCTGGCACCTGGTGCTGCCGGTGACCTCCCTGGTGATCGGCGGCTTCGCCACCCTGACCATCCTCACCAAGAACTCCTTCCTCAACGAGATCACCCGCCAGTACGTGGTCACCGCCCGGGCCAAGGGCCTGAGCGAGCGCCGGGTGCTGTACGGCCATGTGTTCCGCAACGCCATGCTGCTGGTGGTATCGGGGATTCCCCAGGCGTTCATCAGCGTGTTCTTCGCCGGTTCCCTGCTGATCGAGGTGATCTTCTCCCTCGACGGCCTCGGGCGCATGAGCTACGAGGCCGCGGTGTCGCGGGACTACCCGGTGGTGTTCGGCTCGCTGTTCATCTTCACTCTGTTCGGCCTCTTGATAAAACTCGTCGGCGACCTGTGCTACACCCTGGTCGACCCGCGTATCGACTTCGCCGCGAGGAACGCCTGA
- a CDS encoding extracellular solute-binding protein, protein MRLLFPSVMFTALALLLGVTSAGAAPQHALTVYGEPAKYPAGFSHFAYTNPQAPKGGSMRRSAIEIGRFDHVLPYIDKGIGVSQLDGYIYSPLAQRSLDEPYTVYGLVAEKMERADDGLWLRFYLNPKARFADGTPITAEDVRYTYNLLMTQGSLRYRTQFADVKDLEVESPGVIRFDFKSNENRTLPLDIASLPVLPEHWWKNRDFAGGGGYEAPLGSGPYKVSKVDNGNSITFTRDADWWGKDLPVSRGLYNFDHFSIEYFGDTDVARQVLRGGAYDYNREFSATGFSIGYAGPALDDGRLQKAHLAREAPQPAQGFVFNLQKPMFQDRRVRQALAMLWDFEWSNRQMMRDLYIRQQSFFSNSALAARALPDAEELKILEPLRGQVPDEVFDKVFEAPKTDGSGLIRDKQLQALALLEAAGWKPDGDQLVNADGEPLRFTFLNSQNGIERLLLPYKRNLAQIGIILEIRRIDASQYVNRLMARDYDMIVTGYPVTTSPGLELYNYFGSAAANDPGSSNLMVLKNPAVDSLITGLVRATTQPAMLRYAHALDRVLQWNYYWIPNYYPPGTSTVWWNRFGMPAVPASNDEAIESWWEMSRTPLTNEQMAAERIQRGKPGGPH, encoded by the coding sequence ATGCGACTGCTTTTCCCCTCCGTGATGTTCACCGCCCTCGCCCTGCTGCTGGGGGTCACGAGTGCCGGTGCCGCGCCGCAACACGCCCTGACCGTCTACGGCGAACCGGCCAAGTACCCCGCCGGCTTCAGTCATTTCGCCTACACCAACCCCCAGGCGCCCAAGGGCGGGAGCATGCGTCGCTCGGCCATCGAGATCGGCCGCTTCGACCATGTGCTGCCGTATATCGACAAGGGCATCGGCGTCTCGCAGCTCGATGGCTACATCTATTCACCCCTGGCCCAGCGTTCGCTGGACGAGCCCTACACCGTCTACGGCCTGGTAGCAGAAAAAATGGAGCGAGCCGACGACGGCCTGTGGCTGCGCTTCTACCTCAACCCCAAGGCCCGCTTCGCCGACGGCACGCCGATCACTGCCGAAGACGTGCGCTACACCTACAACCTGCTGATGACCCAGGGCAGCCTGCGCTACCGCACCCAGTTCGCCGACGTGAAAGACCTCGAGGTCGAGTCGCCAGGGGTGATCCGCTTCGATTTCAAGAGCAACGAAAACCGCACCCTGCCCCTGGATATCGCGAGCCTGCCGGTGCTCCCCGAGCATTGGTGGAAGAACCGCGACTTCGCCGGCGGCGGCGGTTATGAAGCGCCCCTGGGCAGCGGCCCGTACAAGGTGAGCAAGGTCGACAACGGCAACAGCATCACCTTCACCCGCGATGCCGACTGGTGGGGCAAGGACTTGCCCGTCAGCCGCGGCCTGTACAACTTCGACCATTTCAGTATCGAGTACTTCGGCGACACCGACGTCGCCCGCCAGGTGCTGCGCGGCGGCGCCTATGACTACAACCGCGAGTTTTCCGCCACCGGTTTCTCCATCGGCTACGCCGGCCCGGCCCTCGACGACGGCCGCCTGCAAAAGGCCCACCTGGCCAGGGAGGCACCGCAACCGGCGCAGGGGTTCGTGTTCAACCTGCAAAAGCCGATGTTCCAGGACCGGCGCGTGCGCCAGGCCCTGGCCATGCTCTGGGACTTCGAGTGGAGCAACCGGCAGATGATGCGCGACCTGTACATCCGCCAGCAGAGTTTCTTCTCCAACAGCGCCCTGGCCGCCCGGGCCCTGCCCGACGCCGAGGAATTGAAAATCCTCGAACCGCTGCGCGGCCAGGTTCCCGACGAGGTCTTCGACAAGGTCTTCGAGGCGCCGAAAACCGATGGCAGCGGCCTGATCCGCGACAAGCAGCTGCAAGCCCTGGCCCTGCTCGAGGCAGCCGGCTGGAAACCCGATGGCGACCAGCTGGTGAATGCCGACGGCGAGCCGCTGCGCTTCACCTTCCTCAACAGCCAGAACGGCATCGAGCGCCTGTTGCTGCCCTACAAGCGCAACCTGGCGCAGATCGGCATCATCCTGGAAATCCGCCGCATCGATGCGTCGCAGTACGTCAACCGGTTGATGGCCCGGGACTACGACATGATCGTCACCGGCTACCCGGTGACTACGTCGCCGGGGCTGGAGCTGTACAACTATTTCGGCTCGGCGGCGGCCAACGATCCCGGCTCCAGCAACCTGATGGTGCTGAAGAACCCGGCGGTCGACAGCCTGATCACCGGCCTGGTCAGGGCCACCACCCAGCCGGCGATGCTGCGCTACGCCCATGCCCTGGACCGGGTGCTGCAATGGAATTACTACTGGATTCCCAACTACTACCCGCCGGGCACCTCGACCGTGTGGTGGAACCGCTTCGGCATGCCGGCCGTTCCCGCGAGCAATGACGAAGCCATCGAGAGCTGGTGGGAAATGAGCCGCACGCCCCTGACCAACGAACAGATGGCGGCCGAGCGCATCCAGCGCGGCAAGCCCGGAGGGCCGCACTGA
- a CDS encoding ABC transporter permease has translation MLKLSPLARRRFERFKKNRRGWWSLWLFVGLFLLTLGGELIANDKPLVVSYQGSLYFPVFKRYTEQEFGGQLPFQADYRSDYVQKLIRQDGGWLLFPPIPFSEDTPNYDLSRPAPSPPSTVNWLGTDDQARDVLARVIYGARVSILFALALTFISALIGIAAGALQGYYGGWVDLLGQRLLEVWSGLPVLYLLIILSGFVEPNFWWLLGIMALFSWLALVDVVRAEFLRGRNLEYVKAARALGLNDRKVIVRHILPNAMNATLSYLPFILTGAISTLTALDFLGFGMPAGSASLGELIGQGKQNLQAPWLGLTAFFTLALILSLLVFIGEALRDAFDPRS, from the coding sequence ATGCTCAAGCTCTCCCCGCTGGCGCGCCGACGCTTCGAGCGCTTCAAGAAAAACCGCCGCGGCTGGTGGTCGCTGTGGCTGTTCGTCGGCCTGTTCCTACTGACCCTCGGCGGCGAACTGATCGCCAACGACAAACCGCTGGTGGTCAGCTACCAGGGCTCGCTGTATTTCCCGGTGTTCAAGCGCTACACCGAGCAGGAGTTCGGCGGGCAACTGCCGTTCCAGGCCGACTACCGCAGCGACTATGTGCAGAAGCTGATCCGCCAGGACGGCGGCTGGCTGCTGTTCCCGCCGATTCCCTTCAGCGAAGACACGCCCAACTACGACCTCAGCCGCCCGGCGCCGAGCCCGCCCAGCACGGTCAACTGGCTGGGCACCGACGACCAGGCCCGCGACGTGCTGGCCCGGGTGATCTATGGCGCCCGGGTATCGATCCTGTTCGCCCTGGCCCTGACCTTCATCAGCGCGCTGATCGGCATCGCCGCCGGCGCGCTGCAAGGCTACTACGGCGGCTGGGTCGACCTGCTGGGCCAGCGTCTGCTGGAGGTCTGGTCGGGGCTGCCGGTGCTGTACCTGCTGATCATCCTTTCCGGTTTCGTCGAACCGAACTTCTGGTGGCTGCTGGGGATCATGGCGCTGTTTTCCTGGCTGGCCCTGGTGGACGTGGTGCGCGCCGAATTCCTCCGCGGGCGCAACCTGGAATACGTCAAGGCCGCCCGCGCCCTGGGCCTCAACGACCGCAAGGTGATCGTGCGGCATATCCTGCCCAACGCCATGAACGCCACCCTGAGCTACCTGCCGTTCATCCTCACCGGGGCGATCTCGACCCTCACCGCCCTGGACTTCCTCGGCTTCGGCATGCCCGCCGGCAGCGCGTCCCTGGGCGAACTGATCGGCCAGGGCAAGCAGAACCTGCAGGCGCCCTGGCTGGGGCTGACGGCGTTTTTCACCCTGGCGCTGATCCTGTCGCTACTGGTGTTTATCGGCGAGGCGCTGCGCGATGCCTTCGATCCACGTTCTTGA